The genomic window TTGGTCGTGGTGGGGCTCAGGCGTGTGGTCCTGCGCCGTGCAGGAGTGTGTCGATGACGAGTGCGGCCAGCGCGTCGTGATCCTGTGCGGCCGGGTCCTGGTCGGTGCCGGGCCTGTCGAGGGCTTCGCTCAGGAGCGCGTAGTACACCTGCCGCGTCCAGTCCAGGTCCGCGTCCGGGGCGAGGATTCCCTCGCTCCGCGCCCGGGTCATGAGTTCGACGGTGTACCGGTCGATGTCGGCCCAGAGGGCGGCCGCGGTCTCGCTGTGGGGCGTGGTGTGGCTGAGGGTGAAGCGCCAGGTGCTCTTGACCCGCAGGACGTTCGCAGTCACGCGGTACAGGGCCACGAGCGCGGGAGCGGAGTCGGGCCGGGCCTCCCCGATGGCGTCGAGGAGCTGCTGCTTCGCGGAGACGGCGAGCGCCTCCAGCAGCGCCTGCCGGTTCGCGAACCGGCGATGCACCGTGATCCTGGTCAGCCCCGCCGCCTCGGCGATCTGCTCCATAGAGGCACCGGCATCCTCGGCGAGAACCCGCTCGGCCGCCTCCAAAATCGCACGCACACTGCGCTCGGCATCTGCCCGCAGCGGTCGGCCCATGCCGGTCTCCCTGTCTCGTTCGTTTTTCCGTCCCCCGTAGAGGATACGTGAACGCTACGGGTATCCCGATAACTGATGCGCCTATGCCGCGCATGCTCCTCTATCTGATACGTCGATGATACGTATCAGAGATCGCGCCACACCGCCCGACCACCGACCACCGACCACCGACCACCGACCACTGACCACCCAACGACGCCGCCGGTCAACGCTTTCGCCGTCCACGCCGAACGCCGACTCGACGCGTACGTCGTGAAAGACGTCGGAAGTCGGGACGGCATCGGCCAGCGCGGCCCACGACGTCTGCGCACGACAGCAGCTTCGAGAGCGGACCGCTTCGCCCTGGCGGATGACGCGGTCGGGCGCCCGGGATGACTCCCGACGACATGATTGGTCCCTAGCTTCTGGGCATGTCGATCATGCGGGAGTTCCTTCGCCGCCCCCGGCTCACCGGCGTCGTCACTCCCAGCTCCCCCACCCTCGCGCAGTCCATGGCCTCCGGCCCGCATC from Streptomyces sp. DSM 40750 includes these protein-coding regions:
- a CDS encoding TetR/AcrR family transcriptional regulator, which produces MGRPLRADAERSVRAILEAAERVLAEDAGASMEQIAEAAGLTRITVHRRFANRQALLEALAVSAKQQLLDAIGEARPDSAPALVALYRVTANVLRVKSTWRFTLSHTTPHSETAAALWADIDRYTVELMTRARSEGILAPDADLDWTRQVYYALLSEALDRPGTDQDPAAQDHDALAALVIDTLLHGAGPHA